In one window of Paucidesulfovibrio gracilis DSM 16080 DNA:
- a CDS encoding tetratricopeptide repeat protein, which yields MTDQDTYPNDDLCGVFSIHKSMKIGTGSTQKRVQQRFNYLVRELDEENVEIQPLGEEYSPVGNTETITREDLLRDYMPEPGIWHEHVMPRIRAVQKHVARGDKFRKRGETFTAEYEYNKALGLDERNVRANFGIGLVYLQRGDEEKAHEVFQRVVDIDAAFEDEHKHLFNEFGINLRKGGLFDDAVHYYKRALEMAADDENLHYNLARAYYEKGDHPHAVRHLNAALAMNEQHAEALAFLRSLEKRGLV from the coding sequence ATGACCGACCAAGATACATACCCCAACGACGATTTGTGCGGGGTCTTTTCCATACACAAGTCCATGAAGATCGGAACCGGCTCCACGCAAAAGCGCGTGCAGCAACGGTTCAACTACCTTGTGCGCGAACTGGACGAGGAAAACGTGGAGATTCAGCCCCTGGGGGAGGAGTATTCCCCGGTGGGCAATACGGAGACCATCACCCGCGAGGACTTGCTCCGCGACTATATGCCCGAGCCGGGCATCTGGCACGAGCATGTCATGCCCCGAATCCGCGCCGTGCAAAAGCACGTTGCCCGGGGCGACAAATTCCGCAAGCGAGGCGAGACCTTTACCGCAGAGTACGAATACAACAAGGCGCTCGGTCTGGATGAGCGCAACGTGCGGGCCAACTTCGGCATTGGGTTGGTGTATCTGCAACGCGGGGATGAGGAAAAGGCCCACGAGGTCTTTCAGCGTGTGGTGGATATCGATGCCGCGTTCGAGGACGAACACAAACATTTGTTCAATGAATTTGGAATCAATCTGCGTAAGGGCGGGCTGTTCGACGATGCGGTTCATTATTACAAGCGCGCCCTGGAAATGGCGGCGGATGATGAAAATCTGCACTATAATCTGGCCCGCGCCTACTATGAAAAGGGAGACCACCCCCATGCGGTGCGGCATCTGAACGCGGCCCTGGCCATGAATGAGCAGCATGCCGAGGCGTTGGCCTTTTTGCGCAGCCTGGAAAAACGCGGGCTGGTTTGA
- a CDS encoding EAL domain-containing protein encodes MKRPGLFAKTLGFMVVIFGVIATATSVLSGWQIHTQLTSEYESKALALAYSMARSDLDTILERDAAAVQSRIDQYLRIEGVAYVLVADDQGEVIAHTFTPGVPEPVADIVDLETRHAFEGGEYDLRMMRSGGTQYLHVAMPILTGLVGYVHIGMDMGLINGYIRSAIVKQQVITLVLFLASVGAAWAFVNRISRPLHSLRDYARRVARHDFSASIRIDSRDEVGDLAKAMNAMSSEIRDLVGTLEARVVQATSELQQAKDELEEKVVERTRELSRANIQLKIEVAERKVVGEALRKTEQKYRSIFENAVEGIYQVGRDGHFISANPSLARIYGFTAPADFMATANTAPDSLFFQESRRDEFYRTLETEGELQNFESRVRRADGRVIWISENARRISDANGRTLYYEGSVEDITLRKEAEDQLMHQAFHDPLTNLPNRLLFQDHLQMALERSRRRDNYFFAVLYLDLDRFKIINDSLGHDIGDSLLRSVARVLVNCARGMDTVARFGGDEFAILLEEIAAPRDAIKIARRILDEISQAFVLDGNEVFTTASIGIVLHTGTYDRPEALLRDADTAMYRAKELGKSRFKVFNHRMHEQALHLMELETDLRKAVEHREFEALFQPVVCLDDLRIVGFEALVRWLHPQHGVISPDHFISLAEDTGLIYAIDQHMLETVCAQTARWRDRFADRFFDAQSPMTMALNFSGKHLKQPALLGRVEEALHRHNLDPHVVNLEITEHTLMDNPKLAGEMLAKLKDVGVGLCIDDFGTGYSSLSYLQRFPIDVVKIDRSFVTGMENDQDSRAIVQTVVSLGQALGLRVIAEGVESEHQLDILRQAGCRYAQGFLFSRPASAEQAEQMLESGGTLEHVLRSTVEHE; translated from the coding sequence ATGAAGCGTCCCGGCCTGTTTGCCAAAACCCTCGGTTTCATGGTGGTCATTTTCGGCGTCATTGCCACGGCCACGTCGGTGCTCTCGGGCTGGCAGATTCATACCCAGCTCACCTCGGAGTATGAATCCAAGGCTCTCGCCCTGGCCTACAGCATGGCCCGATCCGATCTGGACACCATTCTGGAGCGGGATGCGGCCGCGGTCCAGTCCCGCATTGACCAGTACCTACGCATCGAAGGCGTGGCCTATGTACTGGTGGCGGATGACCAGGGAGAGGTCATTGCCCATACCTTCACCCCGGGCGTCCCCGAACCGGTGGCCGACATCGTGGACCTGGAAACACGCCACGCCTTTGAGGGCGGGGAGTACGACCTGCGCATGATGCGCTCCGGGGGAACCCAGTATCTGCATGTGGCCATGCCTATTCTCACCGGTCTGGTGGGATATGTGCACATCGGCATGGATATGGGGCTGATCAACGGCTACATCCGCTCCGCCATCGTAAAACAGCAGGTCATCACGCTGGTGTTGTTTTTGGCCAGCGTGGGCGCGGCATGGGCGTTTGTGAACCGCATTTCCCGGCCGCTGCATTCCCTGCGGGATTACGCCCGGCGTGTGGCCCGCCACGATTTCAGCGCGTCCATCCGGATCGACTCCCGCGATGAGGTGGGCGACCTGGCCAAGGCCATGAACGCCATGTCCTCGGAGATACGGGATCTTGTGGGAACGCTGGAAGCCCGTGTGGTCCAGGCCACCAGCGAGTTGCAGCAGGCCAAGGATGAGCTGGAGGAAAAGGTGGTCGAGCGGACTCGGGAACTGTCCCGGGCCAACATCCAGCTCAAGATCGAAGTGGCCGAACGCAAGGTGGTGGGCGAAGCCCTGCGCAAGACCGAACAAAAATACCGCTCCATTTTTGAAAACGCGGTGGAGGGCATCTATCAGGTGGGGCGTGACGGACATTTCATCAGTGCCAATCCCTCCCTGGCCCGGATTTACGGTTTTACGGCTCCGGCGGACTTTATGGCCACGGCCAACACCGCGCCGGACAGCCTGTTTTTTCAGGAGAGTCGGCGGGATGAATTTTATCGCACCCTGGAGACTGAGGGGGAATTGCAGAATTTTGAATCCCGGGTGCGCCGGGCCGACGGAAGGGTGATCTGGATATCGGAAAACGCTCGCCGCATTTCCGACGCGAATGGCCGCACCCTGTATTACGAAGGTTCGGTGGAGGACATTACCCTGCGTAAGGAGGCCGAGGACCAGCTCATGCACCAGGCCTTCCATGATCCCTTGACAAATCTTCCCAACAGGTTGCTTTTTCAGGATCATCTGCAAATGGCTTTGGAGCGGTCCCGCCGCCGGGACAATTATTTCTTTGCCGTGCTCTACCTGGATCTGGACCGTTTCAAGATCATCAACGATTCCCTGGGACACGACATCGGCGACAGCCTGCTCCGCTCCGTGGCGCGGGTGCTGGTCAATTGCGCCCGGGGAATGGATACGGTGGCCCGGTTCGGCGGGGACGAGTTCGCCATTTTGCTGGAAGAGATTGCAGCACCCCGGGACGCCATCAAAATCGCCCGCCGCATCCTGGACGAAATTTCCCAGGCCTTTGTGCTGGACGGCAACGAGGTCTTTACCACGGCCAGCATCGGCATCGTGTTGCATACCGGCACGTATGACCGGCCCGAAGCCCTGCTCCGGGACGCGGACACTGCCATGTATCGTGCCAAGGAACTGGGCAAATCCCGCTTCAAGGTCTTTAACCATCGTATGCATGAGCAGGCGCTGCATCTCATGGAGCTGGAGACCGACCTGCGCAAGGCCGTGGAGCATCGCGAGTTTGAGGCGCTTTTTCAACCCGTGGTCTGCCTGGACGATCTGCGCATCGTTGGATTCGAGGCGCTGGTTCGCTGGCTGCATCCCCAACACGGCGTGATCTCCCCGGATCACTTCATTTCCCTGGCCGAAGACACCGGCCTGATCTATGCCATCGACCAGCACATGCTGGAGACGGTCTGCGCGCAGACGGCCCGCTGGCGGGACCGGTTTGCGGATCGTTTTTTCGACGCCCAATCGCCCATGACCATGGCGTTAAATTTTTCCGGCAAACATCTCAAACAGCCTGCCCTGCTCGGTCGAGTGGAAGAAGCCCTGCATCGCCACAATCTGGACCCCCATGTGGTGAACCTGGAAATCACCGAGCATACGCTCATGGACAATCCCAAGCTGGCCGGGGAGATGCTGGCCAAGCTCAAGGATGTGGGCGTGGGGCTGTGCATTGATGATTTCGGCACGGGATATTCTTCCCTTTCCTATCTGCAACGTTTTCCCATCGACGTGGTCAAGATTGACCGCAGCTTTGTTACGGGCATGGAAAATGACCAGGACAGCCGGGCCATCGTGCAGACCGTTGTTTCCCTGGGCCAGGCCTTGGGGCTTCGCGTCATTGCCGAGGGAGTGGAAAGCGAACATCAGCTTGACATTTTGCGTCAGGCGGGGTGTCGTTACGCTCAGGGTTTTTTGTTCTCCCGCCCGGCCTCGGCCGAGCAGGCCGAACAGATGCTGGAGTCCGGCGGCACGCTGGAACATGTGCTGCGTTCCACTGTTGAGCATGAATGA
- a CDS encoding ABC transporter substrate-binding protein, whose translation MRKLVYVVITLLGSVLFPLAAMAEDPPSERVGELVFGMSAAFSGASRGLGIEYYRGASAWFNHVNAGGGVNGHTLRILPLDDGYDPIPTIRNTIRLVRDEKVFALFSYVGTPTTTRILPLLKHFEQERMFLLFPFSGAQPLRDPPYGDRVFNLRASYFQETRGLVQHFTSLGRRRIGVFYQADAYGRNGWDGVRRALAEEGLEIVSEAAYQRGALFSREYDREVEVLAAGRPDAIVTVGSYAATAGFIRDAREQGLDIPIATISFSDSDNMLRLLRAVGRSRGKVYTNDLVCAQVVPSYEDVTLPVVRLYREVMDQHAEMPPDNVLREPYSPHRYSFVSLEGFLNAVLLTNMVEHLGPQPSRERIPDALYALNGVDLGLGCPLRYSVQKNQGLDAVYYVTVREGRFVPLEDWSGWAK comes from the coding sequence ATGCGCAAGCTGGTATACGTCGTTATAACGTTGCTCGGGAGCGTGCTGTTTCCCTTGGCGGCAATGGCCGAAGACCCTCCGTCGGAACGTGTCGGAGAGCTGGTGTTCGGCATGTCCGCCGCTTTTAGCGGGGCGTCGCGCGGACTGGGCATCGAATATTACCGCGGCGCGAGCGCATGGTTCAACCACGTCAACGCCGGGGGCGGGGTGAACGGACACACCCTGCGCATTTTGCCTCTGGACGACGGGTACGACCCCATCCCCACCATCCGCAACACCATCCGCCTGGTGCGTGACGAAAAGGTCTTTGCCCTGTTTTCCTACGTGGGAACGCCCACCACCACGCGCATTTTGCCATTGCTCAAGCATTTTGAACAGGAACGCATGTTTTTGCTGTTCCCGTTTTCCGGGGCGCAGCCCCTGCGGGATCCGCCCTACGGAGATCGTGTCTTCAACCTTCGGGCGTCCTATTTTCAGGAGACGCGGGGGCTGGTACAGCACTTCACCTCCCTGGGCCGTCGCCGCATCGGTGTCTTTTATCAGGCCGACGCCTATGGACGGAACGGGTGGGACGGAGTGCGCCGCGCCCTGGCTGAAGAGGGGCTGGAGATCGTGTCCGAAGCCGCCTATCAGCGCGGAGCATTGTTTTCCCGGGAGTATGACCGGGAGGTGGAGGTGCTGGCCGCGGGGCGACCCGACGCGATCGTCACCGTGGGTTCCTACGCCGCCACTGCCGGGTTTATCCGCGATGCGCGGGAACAGGGGCTGGACATCCCCATTGCCACGATTTCCTTTTCCGATTCCGACAACATGCTTCGGCTTCTGCGGGCCGTGGGCCGGAGCCGGGGCAAGGTGTATACCAATGACCTGGTCTGCGCCCAGGTGGTGCCCAGCTATGAGGACGTGACGCTTCCCGTGGTGCGTCTGTACCGGGAGGTCATGGACCAGCATGCGGAAATGCCGCCCGACAATGTCCTCCGGGAGCCGTATTCCCCGCACCGGTATTCTTTTGTCAGCCTGGAGGGGTTTCTCAACGCCGTGCTGTTGACCAACATGGTGGAACATCTCGGGCCGCAGCCGTCTCGCGAGCGTATCCCCGATGCCCTCTACGCCCTCAATGGGGTTGACCTGGGATTGGGGTGTCCGTTGCGCTACAGCGTGCAGAAAAATCAGGGATTGGATGCGGTGTATTATGTGACGGTGCGGGAAGGTCGGTTCGTGCCTCTTGAGGATTGGTCCGGGTGGGCAAAATGA
- a CDS encoding CARDB domain-containing protein, protein MWHRIVALCVLGLALLGGTAPQAQAGLTVTNLSPSRTAQAPGGRLLLNYTLENQTSSTAKNIYVRFYFTPAGSSTLTGPPLTDTLVLCLEPGQPLHSKVALRLPANTPLGPGQFVAIPQKAGAAPLRANARFAATPGTTTAPFTVGDAAPGLAATPSTGTTSLPSSPTVPASDGSPIPDASAPTNSGTDAAPVSPETPVNLLVVDASVEQGTVAPDQAMLVPFSVRNTGGQEVGPLFIAFCIVDDTGRAVPDQCPDRQMIQSIGAGAIHGSQGTVLLPRDIATGPHTLAVIVDFDDMIRETDETDNARLVRFTVSPQGGNFF, encoded by the coding sequence ATGTGGCATCGCATTGTCGCGCTCTGCGTCCTGGGTCTGGCGCTGCTGGGCGGGACCGCTCCCCAGGCCCAGGCCGGGCTGACGGTCACCAACCTGTCCCCCTCCCGAACGGCCCAAGCCCCGGGCGGAAGGCTGCTGTTGAACTATACTCTGGAAAACCAGACCAGCAGCACAGCCAAAAATATTTATGTACGATTTTATTTCACGCCCGCCGGCTCCTCCACCCTGACCGGCCCGCCCCTCACGGACACGCTGGTGCTCTGCCTGGAACCGGGGCAGCCCCTGCACTCCAAGGTGGCGCTCCGCCTGCCGGCGAATACGCCCCTGGGACCGGGCCAATTTGTGGCCATCCCCCAAAAGGCCGGAGCCGCTCCCCTGCGGGCCAATGCCCGCTTCGCTGCCACACCGGGGACCACCACGGCTCCCTTCACCGTGGGCGACGCCGCACCTGGCCTGGCAGCAACCCCGTCCACCGGAACCACGAGCCTGCCGTCCTCACCCACAGTACCTGCCTCCGACGGCTCCCCGATTCCGGATGCCTCCGCGCCGACAAACTCGGGTACGGACGCTGCGCCCGTTTCCCCGGAAACACCCGTCAACCTGCTGGTGGTGGACGCCTCTGTTGAGCAGGGAACCGTTGCCCCGGATCAGGCCATGCTGGTTCCCTTTTCCGTGCGCAACACCGGCGGCCAGGAAGTGGGACCGCTGTTCATCGCCTTTTGCATTGTGGACGACACGGGCCGCGCCGTTCCGGACCAATGCCCGGACCGGCAGATGATCCAATCCATTGGAGCCGGGGCCATCCACGGCAGTCAGGGTACGGTGCTGCTGCCCCGGGACATTGCCACCGGGCCGCACACCCTGGCCGTGATCGTGGACTTCGACGACATGATCCGGGAGACGGACGAGACCGACAATGCCCGGCTGGTACGCTTCACGGTTTCGCCGCAGGGCGGAAACTTTTTCTAA
- a CDS encoding RNA methyltransferase gives MLDSVRVVLFEPKFPENVGSVARACLNMGVSDLVLVNPHRFDLDKALPLATAHAADILNSAKVVATLRDALDGCEAAYGATARTGGWRKGIMSPPTLASAVEERLRRNARVALVFGPEDRGLTNAETSLCTALTTIPTNFQGTSLNLAQAVVVLLYECFKTAQEQPFEPAHQPRERGCTVAERERLYQELQQALLDVDFLREQDADYKMMSMRRMLGRLDLKRDEFNMLMGVCRQMRWAARRAGLTGE, from the coding sequence ATGTTGGATTCGGTACGCGTGGTACTGTTTGAGCCGAAATTTCCGGAAAACGTGGGGTCCGTTGCCCGGGCCTGTTTGAACATGGGGGTCTCGGATCTGGTGTTGGTCAATCCGCACCGCTTCGACCTGGACAAGGCCTTGCCCCTGGCCACGGCGCATGCCGCGGACATTCTCAACTCGGCCAAGGTGGTCGCAACCCTGCGCGACGCGCTGGACGGGTGCGAGGCCGCCTACGGAGCCACGGCGCGTACCGGAGGCTGGCGCAAGGGGATTATGTCACCTCCGACCCTGGCTTCGGCCGTGGAGGAGCGCCTGCGTCGCAACGCCCGGGTCGCCTTGGTCTTTGGTCCCGAGGATCGGGGGCTGACCAATGCGGAAACCAGTCTTTGCACCGCCCTGACCACCATTCCCACCAATTTTCAAGGGACGTCGTTGAACCTGGCCCAGGCCGTGGTGGTGCTCTTGTATGAATGTTTCAAGACCGCCCAGGAGCAGCCTTTTGAACCCGCGCACCAGCCCCGGGAGCGCGGCTGCACCGTGGCCGAGCGCGAACGGCTCTACCAGGAACTGCAACAGGCGCTGCTGGACGTGGATTTTCTCCGGGAGCAGGACGCGGATTACAAGATGATGTCCATGCGCCGTATGCTGGGGCGGTTGGACCTCAAGCGGGATGAATTCAACATGCTCATGGGCGTGTGCCGCCAGATGCGCTGGGCTGCGCGTCGGGCGGGCCTGACCGGGGAGTGA